From Plasmodium brasilianum strain Bolivian I chromosome 3, whole genome shotgun sequence, the proteins below share one genomic window:
- a CDS encoding ribosomal protein S12: MLFGVTSKISLRGLRSCEQNSLTILKKKILNFCSPLKSTFFSGIYTNPCGCYHPSKQIQNCEKHEQISYNTYVGRRVNYTHWKRSITSVALQRRKAILASSGGGYTIFSDNCHIIDSKKFSTKNIRGRLFYKRRPKQIPKLKKKNWRSKWLEGAPQKRGICLKVRVQTPKKPNSGLKKIARVRLSTGRIVSVYIPGIGHNLNTHSIILVRGGRCKDIPGCNYKAIRGVYDLLPVKNRFRGRSKYGVKLSEDKRKHLLERYNFKQITIKKDIEEFNKFKWFNYVDKDKNLRSKPLEPHENVPINIFHFNTYYRNKKFRQSSDE, from the coding sequence atgtTATTCGGGGTGACAAGCAAAATTAGCCTAAGGGGGCTCCGATCGTGCGAACAAAATAGCCTaaccattttgaaaaaaaaaatattgaattttTGCTCTCCCCTCAAGAGTACCTTCTTCAGTGGGATATACACAAACCCTTGTGGTTGTTATCATCCCAGTAAACAAATACAAAATTGTGAAAAACATGAACAGATTTCTTACAATACGTATGTGGGGAGACGAGTGAACTACACACATTGGAAAAGAAGTATTACTAGTGTAGCACTACAAAGAAGGAAAGCAATATTAGCAAGTAGCGGTGGAggatatacaattttttctgATAATTGCCATATCATAgatagtaaaaaatttagtacaaaaaatataagaggaagactattttataaaagaagaCCTAAACAAATAccgaaattaaaaaaaaaaaattggagaTCCAAATGGTTAGAAGGAGCACCACAGAAAAGGGGTATATGCTTAAAAGTGCGTGTTCAAACACCGAAGAAACCAAACTctggattaaaaaaaatagcacgTGTTAGATTGTCAACAGGTAGGATAGTCTCTGTTTATATACCAGGTATAGGCCATAACTTAAATACACATAGTATTATCCTAGTAAGAGGAGGGAGGTGTAAAGATATACCTGGTTGTAATTATAAAGCCATAAGAGGTGTATATGATTTACTACCAGTAAAAAATAGATTCCGTGGAAGGAGTAAATATGGAGTTAAATTATCAGAGGATAAAAGGAAGCACTTATTAGAgagatataattttaaacaaattacAATCAAAAAGGACATTGaagaatttaataaatttaagtgGTTTAACTATGTTGATAAGGATAAAAACTTGAGAAGTAAACCCTTGGAACCACATGAAAATGTacctataaatattttccacTTCAATACCTACTACAGGAATAAAAAGTTTAGGCAGTCCTCGGACGAGTGA
- a CDS encoding LITAF-like zinc finger protein: MVSFGINGKIRLSEMNVLQNEMQDLNMNDSIRNSNNSNSNSNNSNSNSNNYSNSNNYSNSDNHSNSNNHSNSNNHSNSNNHSNSNNHSNSHNNSNDEDCDGNNTYNDANTCRDSNMVYNVNSPFKDAANAMNENDYMYYYYGGNGGGKAAVGVASGVSDAAVGNAGEANDSSGQYRSAHEPKEVLNCSYCSKHVHPVVKTYTPFFVYVMVVVLFLFISFFTIFLLPLLYLTFKQEKYNCPYCSKNLTSSKKLFQLKREKQILTFQFPKCAIIISAKYLALFMSLIFLIFFFYIIRITSTFNFDNLAKGPYITATWIDYLEDCGNKSQFRNKFNSNHNFKKKYDGNTVIWSGNFHQIREGFFNSNSLFIKMNPSEYKHDKPDIRALFTDNLISQVENLQKNDLIEFECTLIQISKNRDPHLCILWNVKLLEKFEQKNFNVVEFVKHLSILDMISNNANVNPFFINLNNKPGEIRRSIKIVHISPSIPANDTESDDTEEVRGRLGDSSTESGGSIIGGSINEFVNTSNSMNRKDHDLLNFMNHQFIDQGSNFPYMDDINKNSNFGLSDILARMDVDRRGTLPSVVAGRKGEGDGGEILTDEIEEEDDDEDDLDLDNDDYDADDVQALNDVYGHNHKTNFNHYRPHTSTYTYTHTYDSSTPSFNKLSIKDNGNSIETEETSTYERSVEEEVPPFDSYDIYDKKKNDEYIPTGTSGEAADGVSSSTGEVHNEQHSNNENNDGTADGKGSKQIENMGEEKNMK, encoded by the coding sequence ATGGTTAGCTTTGGAATAAATGGGAAAATTAGGCTAAGCGAAATGAATGTACTGCAAAATGAAATGCAGGATTTAAATATGAATGACAGCATACGTAATAGCAACAATAGCAATAGCAATagcaataatagtaatagtaatagtaataactatagtaatagtaataactaTAGTAATAGTGATAAtcatagtaatagtaataatcatagtaatagtaataatcatagtaatagtaataatcatagtaatagtaataatcaTAGTAATAGtcataataacagtaatgatGAAGACTGTGATGGTAATAACACATACAATGATGCGAACACGTGTCGTGATAGTAACATGGTGTACAACGTAAATTCGCCATTCAAGGATGCTGCTAATGCAATGAATGAAAATGATtacatgtattattattatggtGGAAACGGGGGAGGAAAAGCAGCAGTGGGTGTAGCATCAGGAGTAAGTGATGCAGCAGTAGGAAACGCAGGGGAAGCAAATGATTCATCAGGACAATACAGAAGCGCGCATGAACCAAAGGAAGTGTTAAATTGCAGCTACTGTAGTAAGCACGTTCACCCAGTGGTTAAAACATACACGCctttttttgtgtatgtaATGGTtgtagtattatttttatttatctccTTTTTTACCATCTTTTTACTACCATTGTTGTACCTAACATTTAAGCAAGAAAAGTATAACTGTCCCTACTGCAGCAAAAATTTAACTTCatcgaaaaaattatttcaattaaAAAGAGAGAAGCAAATATTAACTTTCCAATTTCCAAAGTGTGCAATAATTATTTCAGCAAAATATTTGGCATTATTTAtgtctttaatttttcttattttttttttttacattataagaataacaagtacttttaattttgacAACTTGGCTAAAGGCCCTTATATTACAGCTACATGGATAGACTACTTAGAAGACTGTGGAAATAAATCTCAGtttagaaataaatttaatagtaatcataattttaaaaaaaagtacgaTGGTAATACAGTTATATGGAGTGGTAATTTTCATCAAATTAGAGAAGgattttttaatagtaattctttatttataaaaatgaatccATCAGAATATAAACATGACAAACCGGATATAAGAGCTCTTTTTACCGATAACTTAATATCACAAGTagaaaatttacaaaaaaatgatttaataGAATTTGAATGTACATTAATacaaataagcaaaaatagGGACCCTCATCTTTGTATTTTATGGAATGTAAAACTTTTAGAAAAATtcgaacaaaaaaattttaatgttgTTGAGTTTGTTAAGCACCTATCCATTTTAGATATGATAAGCAATAATGCTAATGTTAacccattttttattaacttaaATAATAAACCTGGTGAAATTAGGCGCTCCATCAAAATAGTACACATTTCCCCCTCTATTCCAGCAAATGATACTGAGAGTGATGATACTGAGGAGGTGAGAGGCAGGTTGGGCGATAGTAGTACCGAGAGTGGCGGTAGTATCATCGGTGGAAGTATTAACGAGTTTGTTAATACCTCTAATAGTATGAACAGAAAAGACCACGACTTACTTAACTTTATGAATCATCAGTTTATTGATCAAGGAAGCAATTTTCCATATATGgatgatattaataaaaattcaaatttcGGGTTGAGTGATATATTAGCAAGAATGGATGTAGATCGAAGGGGAACATTACCTTCCGTAGTAGCAGGAAGAAAAGGAGAAGGAGATGGGGGAGAAATACTGACTGATGAAATAGAGGAAGAGGATGATGATGAGGACGATTTAGATTTAGATAATGATGATTATGACGCAGATGATGTGCAAGCACTGAACGATGTATATGGTCATAAccataaaacaaattttaaccATTATAGACCTCACACCagtacatacacatatacacatacatatgatAGTAGTACTCCATCTTTCAACAAATTGAGCATTAAAGATAATGGTAATTCGATTGAAACAGAAGAAACTTCGACGTATGAAAGGAGTGTGGAGGAGGAAGTACCCCCATTCGATAGCTATGATAtatatgacaaaaaaaagaatgatgAATACATTCCCACTGGCACTAGTGGGGAGGCGGCGGATGGAGTAAGCAGCAGTACGGGGGAAGTTCATAACGAACAACActctaataatgaaaataatgatggCACAGCCGACGGAAAGGGGAGCAAACAAATTGAGAACATGGgagaagagaaaaatatgaagtgA
- a CDS encoding hypothetical protein (conserved Plasmodium protein) has translation MNYTFLNKHNGKELYSIIVNYINLSQYELARAFLHNLIITNLLNEDDFKKEKKVSDKLISEKLYYLRKTLKFMRKFLPYGCSPLQIISNELSTSHFLLKIIKDYNEFVDIIFYNVIKYEPYLCKSGSAFCGGFGCTYAYDLSKGKHKKGVREMEEAKEAGAMDETERVRAIDEPGNGVEELQTRGASVGAGKFQFLLKKKYISTVLKKKLSFDVLLATIVVYKEYFYQCVFKDSGGYNFFSIECVQYLRRMYNLYLKTKELLKKKRTKSRLSEFEMKLNDTCGAFNIFNKIVPYNRKYKHVSGRYSDLTNVNVPRKRRMRKSTKKDFLQDIDELLLDSLRIIYRGGQQDRKVNASAEINASAEVNASAEVNASAEVNASAEVNASAEVNASAEVNASAEVNASAEVNASAEVNASAEVNARTMHLFKMFCFNKEFYNTLLKLFLMNNKYDHRPKGSDKTKGKESSVGEGNDVIVNICQSNGKRVVPQNRNFSHWRGNNNDDGLVEYNMNGATVEIHVNREHDLVKKCYIIFLEVYYNLIHIYIDVLVEKLKKKDLFNYYNFLYLFKYNNICINNIFLFSLSSTIILLSTHLDEEIEKKEKKMDLQKRYILSELNEPDNSIRSFNMTHTMYDLSSNQLKLFQKQRCLARVVLSKIYNFIAVLVFYYNGNELVIRCFSQCNFERVHGDNDDSIYNNSNNNSNNNNSNNNNNSNNI, from the exons atgaattacaCTTTTTTAAACAAACACAATGGAAAAGAATTATACAGCATTATAGTCAATTACATAAACTTGAGTCAGTATGAATTAGCACGAGCTTTCttacataatttaataataactaATCTGTTAAATGAAGATGATTtcaagaaagaaaaaaaagtatcaGACAAATTGATAAGTGAAAAATTGTACTATTTAAGGAAAACCTTAAAGTTTATGAGGAAATTTTTACCCTATGGGTGCTCTCCATTGCAAATAATTTCGAACGAGTTGTCGACATCCCATTTTCTCCTAAAGATTATAAAAGATTATAATGAATTTGTcgatattatattttataatgttaTTAAGTATGAGCCCTACCTTTGCAAAAGTGGAAGCGCTTTCTGCGGCGGATTTGGTTGCACTTATGCCTATGATTTGTCAAAGGGgaaacataaaaaaggagTACGAGAGATGGAAGAGGCAAAAGAGGCAGGAGCGATGGATGAGACTGAGAGGGTCAGAGCGATAGACGAACCTGGAAACGGGGTAGAGGAACTCCAAACAAGAGGGGCATCAGTAGGAGCAGGCAAATTTCAATTtcttcttaaaaaaaaatatatatctacagttttaaaaaaaaaattatcattcgACGTTTTACTTGCAACTATAGTAGTGTACAAGGAATATTTCTATCAGTGTGTATTCAAAGATTCTGGAggatataatttcttttccaTTGAATGTGTACAATACTTGAGACGAATGtacaatttatatttaaaaacaaaagaattgttaaaaaagaagagaacgAAAAGTCGTTTATCTGAATTCGAAATGAAGCTTAACGACACTTGTGGtgcttttaatatatttaacaaaatcGTACCGTACAacagaaaatataaacatgtaaGTGGACGATATAGCGATCTGACTAATGTAAATGTACCCAGAAAAAGGCGCATGCGTAAAAGCACAAAAAAGGATTTCCTCCAAGATATAGATGAGCTGCTCCTAGACAGCCTGAGGATAATTTACAGGGGAGGACAACAGGACAGGAAAGTAAATGCAAGTGCAGAAATAAATGCAAGTGCAGAAGTAAATGCAAGTGCAGAAGTAAATGCAAGTGCAGAAGTAAATGCAAGTGCAGAAGTAAATGCAAGTGCAGAAGTAAATGCAAGTGCAGAAGTAAATGCAAGTGCAGAAGTAAATGCAAGTGCAGAAGTAAATGCAAGTGCAGAAGTAAATGCAAGTGCAGAAGTAAATGCAAGAA CTATGCATTTGTTCAAAATGTTTTGTTTCAACAAAGAATTCTATAACACATTATTAAAACTATTTTTgatgaataataaatatgatcaCCGTCCTAAGGGAAGTgataaaacaaaaggaaaagaGAGTTCAGTAGGTGAGGGAAACGATGTAATAGTAAATATTTGCCAAAGTAATGGGAAACGAGTCGTTCCACAGAACAGGAATTTTTCCCATTGGAGGGGTAATAACAATGATGATGGCTTGGTAGAGTACAACATGAACGGAGCTACAGTTGAGATACATGTAAACAGGGAACATGACTTGGTGAAGAAATGCTATATCATATTTCTAGAAGTATATTACAAcctaatacatatatacatagatgTATTGGtagagaaattaaaaaagaaagatctatttaattattataattttttatatttgttcaaatataataatatatgcataaacaacatctttttgttttcacTCTCCTCTACAATCATATTGTTGTCTACACATTTAGACGAAgagatagaaaaaaaagaaaaaaaaatggatctTCAAAAACGATATATTCTGAGTGAGCTAAATGAACCTGATAATTCTATTCGTTCCTTTAATATGACCCATACTATGTATGATCTAAGTTCGAACCAACTCAAACTTTTCCAAAAGCAGCGTTGTCTTGCTAGGGTAGTGTTAAGCAAgatttacaattttattgCTGTACTCGTGTTTTACTACAATGGCAATGAGCTTGTCATCCGGTGCTTCAGTCAGTGCAATTTCGAAAGAGTTCATGGTGATAATGACGAcagtatttataataatagtaataataatagtaataataataatagtaataataataataatagtaataatatataa
- a CDS encoding DNA polymerase alpha catalytic subunit A, giving the protein MSNVFDKLKKQRSKECKATDFYEVKNKNDDIYEVVDEEGYIENKNSLKDFIVGGDKDFDSSDDVIVENINYGMLRKKNVEKEIKEKQKNNPMDAFIREKKIQKNFSSCKLSKEEISKTKNIEKLMEQNSSSSSSDGESFTKKRKTRDSYEKQYNNKSGCYIRSIENHMHDKNSIYNNDSSFRKVERSVYSLSNTSSSNVHSYNSRGYSRGDSSSSLYQKNKCKTSFFSRATELDQQMHSAQVKGEVDKDSEGWEKGNKYEDHKNYRMKKGEDEEENVGEGNPNQLCDRGRKRKVIEDESMEEFDIDKEKSKKQRNVSIDDLPTTGEIKKENSFFLKNVEGKKSSRYNICVKNEICQNDNNEYYNNNDNNLIKGMNKSDPLVHMDDVIKKKENNKNEENAYNDEDCAVSTNILKNKNDEFIISEENGLVNVYIFDICKHRNSIILFGRTLTKFKKYRSISIYLEDIDRCYYFLLNRNKVYVQNGEEIRYGHEKYNIHIMSDFVEEFKQIREYHNIKMAKYKIVKRRNLNLTTNEEDIYAKVLYSYNNDSISEKFLHGQAYSSFYCCNEDVIENFIIKKNLKLPCWVKVKDLKKNSANNFTYCYFDCTTSNKKNVYSFDKAVSKRLSSRPNNESNTGIASTATTSATNGGNEKNSTIPEDTQKKGETSGNTFIDLDLNKIVIKVVSLLNEENNHEVFSICTLVDAEGMKYINFCGISSKANKHVSNNYNKSICKVFENEKILLENFLQKIRALDVDMYIGYNILNFDLEFLIHRCNIHNLNADFLSRKKKLKKNEKMKVNKFNGTNSTGSIYNIIQNIKGRLIVDIYVLCKDSIKLTSYCLDEIIDSVRSKFQATTGSATVISSSTTTVSGATSAVSSTQANANTNGNANANANTNVNAVNVFKDFIVNNINLLNCSNIHLYDAQQILENHLNLYINSQIFCVNEIANVCNVLQIIEKTRDLTKLSGYLWMRSLLCYTSERIEYFLLHEYNKKKFITPVIKNKRVKKIENEQVKNKNIAKYSGGLVLDPLCGYYDTFVLYLDFNSLYPSIIIEYNICFSTLKLKSGGQDVQHGRSKGGRTVRGVPNDQEGSDHAGNVGNNNAYGIGEDNVDNIGVDSPDDNTGVYLVDDPNECAEIEDFDKSRQGILPSILKNLVDKRAFIKKLIANEKNKEKKELLLIQSLSIKLISNSIYGCLGNTNNRFYARHIASYITLKGRSLLQHTKFKIEKEYNLKVIYGDTDSIMIDTGIKAKGIQNYKESFRLAHTIKNSINKNYKKLELDIECIFSKLLLLKKKKYACAKVLDPNMEKCEYEMKGINFIKRDFCKISKLVGNEVLRIIFSNKGSQDANSDVAVENDLSEQIHEYLRTVNQRIEKDEFDLDYYVITKKLTKNVSEYQEKNSLGHVLVAERMIKDGYNICVNKEIQYCVCTSEDASRFYNKGNDKLNNSLCCFSVNEIRKYDLKIDKDYYIRNQILSPINRLCQYIEGTSAEKISSCFNIYDVKDIKTDYQNDENYLEANVLSLLNESEERFKEIHLKGFLVCSNCLHNVKPTIFIKYFKCNRCFSFLSIEQIRNYIFSFIHHLCTTFYKQLYICNSCSLKTRRVFLKEPKNCPNVNCENRKNSLKPFLSKKYIYMMLEYFLYLLKGNLKTIPDGLREHADGESGTPEGANSTTDEKSITAEVHTVTAKYNNNSEIQQHENEYPPSDANVFICIDKGFKTYVTKEVKNTKWSNKIESFDDICKNKVLALTITKGLQMKYPNISNFITYLNLKSNNFYINYNEERNTIRNAIKNIVQNNIYSQIFFDQVFSVFHLPLSSKIAQL; this is encoded by the exons atgagtaaCGTTTTTGACAAGCTGAAGAAGCAGAGATCAAAAGAATGCAAAGCAACAGATTTTTATGAG gtgaaaaacaaaaatgacgATATATACGAAGTAGTAGATGAAGAAGGGTacatagaaaataaaaattcactTAAGGATTTTATTGTAGGGG GTGACAAGGACTTCGATTCAAGTGATGATGTAATAGTGGAGAACATAAATTATGGAATGCTAAGAAAGAAAA ATGTGGAAAAGGAGAtcaaggaaaaacaaaagaacaaCCCAATGGATGCATTTATTAGAGAAAAGAagattcaaaaaaatttttctagTTGTAAACTAAGCAAAGAAGAAAtatcaaaaacaaaaaatatagaaaaattaatggaGCAAAATTCTTCATCAAGTAGTAGCGATGGAGAGTCATTtacgaaaaaaaggaaaacaaggGATTCGTATGAAAAGCAGTACAACAACAAATCAGGTTGTTATATTAGAAGTATTGAAAATCATATGCACGATAAgaatagtatatataataatgatagcTCGTTTAGAAAAGTAGAGCGAAGTGTATATTCCTTGAGTAATACTAGTAGTAGTAACGTTCACAGTTATAATAGCCGAGGTTATAGCCGAGGCGATAGTTCTTCCTCGCTTTATCAAAAGAACAAATGTAAaacctcttttttttcacgTGCAACAGAATTAGACCAACAGATGCATTCTGCACAGGTGAAGGGTGAGGTGGACAAAGACAGCGAAGGATGGGAAAAAGGTAATAAATATGAGGACCATAAGAACTATAGAATGAAGAAGGGAGAAGATGAAGAGGAAAATGTGGGAGAAGGAAACCCAAACCAGTTATGCGATAGAGGAAGAAAGAGAAAAGTTATTGAAGATGAGAGTATGGAGGAGTTTGATATAGATAAGGAAAAAAGCAAGAAGCAAAGAAATGTGAGTATAGATGATTTACCCACAACaggagaaataaaaaaggaaaattctttttttttaaaaaatgtggaGGGTAAAAAATCAAGTAGATATAACATTTGTGTCAAGAATGAAATTTGTCAAAATGACAATAATgagtattataataataatgataataatctAATAAAAGGTATGAACAAGTCCGATCCGTTGGTACATATGGATGAtgtgataaaaaagaaggaaaataataagaatgaAGAGAATGCGTATAATGATGAAGATTGTGCAGTaagtacaaatattttaaaaaataaaaatgatgagTTTATAATAAGTGAAGAGAATGGTTTAGTAaacgtatacatatttgatatatgtaaacatagAAATAGTATAATTCTATTCGGTAGGACTctaacaaaatttaaaaagtataggagcataagtatatacttagaagatatagatagatgttattattttcttttaaatagaaataaagtGTATGTACAAAATGGTGAGGAAATAAGGTATGGACAtgagaaatataatattcatatcATGTCTGACTTTGTTGAAgaatttaaacaaataagagaatatcataatattaaaatggccaaatataaaattgtaaaaagaagaaatttaaatttaacaaCAAATGAAGAAGATATCTATGCAAAagttttatattcatataataatgattCTATAAGTGAAAAATTTTTGCATGGCCAAGCATATTCTTCCTTTTATTGTTGTAATGAAGATGTcatagaaaattttattattaagaaaaatttaaaattaccTTGTTGGGTTAAGgtaaaagatttaaaaaaaaactctgctaataattttacttaCTGCTATTTTGATTGCACAACAAGCAACAAAAAGAATGTGTATTCATTTGATAAAGCAGTGAGTAAGAGATTAAGCAGTAGACCAAATAATGAAAGCAATACGGGAATAGCTTCTACTGCTACAACATCTGCTACTAATGGcggaaatgaaaaaaatagcacGATACCAGAGGACACACAGAAAAAGGGAGAAACTAGTGGGAACACTTTCATTGACCTggatttaaataaaattgttataaaaGTAGTTTCTTTACTTAATGAAGAGAACAACCATGAAGTGTTTAGCATATGTACCTTAGTAGATGCAGAAGGGATGAAGTACATAAACTTTTGTGGTATCTCTAGTAAGGCAAATAAACATGTTAgtaacaattataataaaagtatttgTAAAGTTtttgaaaatgaaaagatattgttagaaaattttcttcaaaaaataagagCACTAGATGTAGATATGTATATTGGTTACAACATTCTAAATTTTGACTTagaatttttaattcatcGATGTAATATCCATAATTTGAATGCAGACTTTttaagtagaaaaaaaaaattaaaaaaaaatgaaaagatgaAGGTAAATAAGTTCAACGGCACAAATAGCACAGGCTCTATCTACAACATTATCCAGAATATTAAGGGAAGACTCATAGTAGACATCTACGTTTTATGCAAGGATTCGATCAAGCTGACCAGTTATTGCCTCGACGAAATTATTGACAGCGTCAGGAGCAAATTTCAGGCTACTACCGGTTCAGCGACTGTGATTAGCAGCTCTACAACTACGGTAAGCGGTGCTACATCTGCGGTAAGCAGTACACAGGCAAACGCAAACACAAACGGAAACGCAAATGCAAATGCAAACACAAATGTAAACGCAGTGAACGTGTTTAAAGACTTCATTGTGAACAACATAAACCTGCTGAACTGCAGCAACATTCACCTGTACGATGCGCAGCAAATTTTGGAAAATCACCTGAACTTATACATAAATAGTCAGATTTTTTGCGTTAACGAGATAGCGAATGTATGTAACGTATTGCAGATAATAGAAAAGACAAGAGACCTTACAAAGTTAAGTGGATACTTGTGGATGAGGAGCTTGTTATGTTATACTAGTGAAAGAATTGAATATTTCCTTCTTcatgaatataataagaaaaagtttATTACCCcagttattaaaaataaaagggtAAAAAAGATAGAAAATGAGCaagtgaaaaataaaaatatagctaAATACTCTGGAGGGTTAGTATTAGATCCGTTATGTGGATATTACGACACCTTTGTATTATATCTTGACTTCAATAGTTTATATCCCTCCATCATTATTgagtataatatatgttttagcACACTAAAGTTAAAAAGCGGAGGGCAGGATGTACAGCATGGGCGATCGAAGGGGGGGAGGACTGTGAGGGGGGTTCCTAATGATCAAGAGGGCTCAGATCACGCAGGTAACGtgggtaataataatgcgTATGGCATTGGTGAAGATAATGTTGATAACATTGGTGTTGACAGTCCTGATGATAACACTGGTGTTTACCTGGTTGATGACCCGAATGAGTGCGCTGAAATCGAAGATTTTGACAAGAGCAGACAGGGTATTTTGCCatcaattttgaaaaatttagtTGATAAAAGAGCttttattaagaaattaattgcaaatgaaaagaataaagaaaagaaggaATTATTACTTATCCAGTCCCTTTCAATAAAACTAATTAGCAACAGTATATATGGTTGTTTAGGAAACACAAACAATCGGTTTTATGCTAGACATATAGCATCGTATATAACACTAAAAGGAAGGAGTTTACTACAACAtactaaatttaaaattgaaaaggaATATAACTTAAAAGTAATTTATGGAGATACTGATTCTATTATGATAGATACTGGGATTAAAGCAAAGGGGATTCAAAACTACAAAGAATCGTTTAGATTAGCAcatactataaaaaatagtattaataaaaattataaaaagttagAACTAGATATAGAATGTATATTTAGTAAATTGcttttactaaaaaaaaaaaaatatgcatgcGCTAAGGTACTAGATccaaatatggaaaaatgtGAATATGAAATGAAAGGAATTAACTTTATTAAAAGAgatttttgcaaaatttcAAAACTAGTGGGTAATGAAGTTCTACGGATTATATTCAGCAACAAGGGAAGTCAGGATGCCAACTCGGATGTAGCTGTGGAGAACGACTTGTCCGAGCAAATACACGAGTATTTGAGGACCGTCAACCAGAGGATAGAAAAGGACGA ATTCGATCTGGATTACTACGTCATAACAAAGAAGCTAACGAAGAACGTGAGCGAGTACCAGGAGAAGAATTCACTAGGTCATGTTCTAGTAGCAGAAAGGATGATAAAGGACGGCtataatatatgtgttaACAAGGAGATTCAGTATTGTGTATGTACGAGTGAAGATGCTTCTagattttataataaaggaAATGATAAATTGAATAACTCTTTATGTTGCTTTAGTGTAaatgaaataagaaaatatgatTTAAAGATTGATAAagattattatataagaaatcAAATATTATCACCTATTAATAGATTGTGTCAATATATTGAAGGAACAAGTGCAGAAAAGATATCAtcatgttttaatatatacgatgtgaaagatataaaaacagATTATCAGaatgatgaaaattatttagaaGCAAatgttttatcattattaaatGAGTCAGAGGAAAGGTTTAAAGAAATTCATTTGAAAGGATTTCTAGTTTGTTCTAATTGTTTACATAATGTAAAACCaactatatttataaaatattttaaatgtaacaGATGCTTCTCATTCTTATCCATTGAACAAATTCGTAATTACATCTTTTCCTTTATTCATCATTTGTGTACTACTTTTTACAAacagttatatatttgtaatagcTGCTCATTAAAAACGAGGAGAGTCTTCTTAAAGGAGCCCAAAAATTGTCCTAACGTGAACTgtgaaaatagaaaaaactCATTAAAACCATTCTTGTCAaagaagtatatatatatgatgctcgaatactttttatatttgcttAAGGGAAACTTGAAAACAATACCCGATGGGTTAAGGGAGCACGCGGATGGGGAGAGCGGCACACCGGAAGGGGCAAACAGTACAACGGATGAGAAGAGCATCACAGCTGAGGTACACACCGTAACCgcgaaatataataacaattcAGAAATACAGCAACATGAGAATGAATACCCTCCCTCTGATGCCAATGTGTTCATTTGCATTGACAAGGGGTTTAAAACATATGTTACTAAGGAGGTGAAGAATACTAAGTGGAGCAATAAAATTGAATCGTTTGATgatatttgtaaaaacaaAGTTCTAGCCTTAACTATTACTAAAGGGTTACAGATGAAATACCCTAATATTTCTAACTTTATCACCTACTTAAATTTgaaaagtaataatttttatattaattacaaTGAAGAGAGAAACACCATAAGAAAtgcaattaaaaatattgttcaGAACAATATATACTCGCAGATATTCTTTGATCAGGTTTTCTCGGTTTTCCATTTGCCCCTGTCGTCTAAAATTGCGCAGCTGTAA